The Streptomyces tubercidicus DNA segment CAGCGCTCCGCTGCACACCGAGACCTTCCGCCGGGCGCGGGGCGCGTGCTCGCGCAGCCAGGCGATCAGCCGGGGGTCGGGGGCACGGGTGCCCTGACCGCCGGGGACCAGCAGGGTGTGCGGCGCCGCGGCGGCGGTGAGGGTGAGGTCGGGGACGAGCGTCAGCCCACTGGTGGTGCGGACCGGGGCGCCGTCAAGACTGGCGGTGCGGATCCGGTAGGAGCCCGGGACGCACTGGGCCGCACCGTTGAAGACATCGAGCGGTCCGCAGACGTCCAGGGCCTGCACACCGTCGAAGAGAACCACGAGCACATCGCGCTGTTCCATGCCGTCCATCCTGGGCAGCGTCGGCGATGGCGGCAATGACGAAAAACCCACCTTTCCTGCCATCGGGCAGCGGCGGGAGGGTCGGCGCACCCGTCGTCCGGGCCCCTGGAACGGCCCCATACCGACGGGTCGGTACCCTGCCCGTATGACCTCATCCAGTGCACTGCCCGAGAAGGCCGGCCGCACCTGCCACAACGTCGTCAACCCGTTCCACTCCACGCACTACTTCGCGCCGGAGCTGTCCGGGGAGATGGCGAAGCTCGGCATCGAGAACCGCAGCGCCGGTTACTTCGCCTGCCGTGGCGCGGCCATGGGGGCCGTGGGCCCCGGCACCATCACGGCCACCTTCTACAACTTCAAGCACGAGCTCATCGCCCAGCACGTCCCGCACGTCTGGACGCTCACCACACCGCAGCAGGTGCTCGACGCCCGGCTGCGCGCCGCGGACGCCACGCTGCGCCGGCTGCTCGGCGCCGAGGCCGTCGAGTCGCCGGAGATGGCGGAGGCGGCGAAGCTGGCGCTGCGCGCCGCCGAGGGCTGCACCCGCCAGGCCCGGCCGCTGTACGCCGCGCACGCCGATCTGCCAGTGCCGGAGGCCCCGCACCTGGCCTACTGGCACGCCGCGACCCTGCTGCGCGAACACCGCGGTGACGGCCACCTGATAGCCCTGCTGGACGCCGAACTGGACGGGCTGGAAGCCCTGGTCACCCACACCGCCACCGGCCGGGGCATGAGCCACCAGGCCATCATGTCGACCCGTGGCTGGTCCGAGGAGGAGTGGCAGGAGGCGCAGGAACGGCTGCGGTCGCGGGGGCTCCTGGACACCGCGGGCGAGCTGACCGAGGCCGGCATCCTGCTGCGCAAGGAGCTGGAGCGGACGACCGACCGGCTGGACCAGGCCCCGTACGAGCACCTGGGCGCCGAGGGCGTGGCCCGGCTCACCGAGCTGGCGACCGGCTTCACCACCACCGCCATGAACGCCGGGGCCTTCCCCGCGGTGATGTTCGGCAAGTGATGATCCGGGGCGATGCGGCGCGCTCCGGTACGTAAGGCGCCCTCCGGAGGAGTGCTCCCCTGGCGCCGGGGTGTGCGTACGTCCTCGCGCACCCCGGCGCCAGGGGCGTCCGTCACCTCCCTCCCGGCTCACGGACGGACGAGGTGACTTCGCGGACCCTCTGGCGGCTGGGCGGCGCGACAGTCCGGGCCGCCACCCTGCACAATGCAGGCTCAAGCAAGCGCTGGAAGGCGGGTCTGGATCAACGTGACGGCATCCACTGAGCCCATCGGGGCCCTCGGGTCCATCGAAGCGAGGATCGCCGGGGAGCTCGGCGTCAAGGAGCGGCAGGTGAAGGCCGCGGTCGAACTGCTCGACGGCGGCTCGACCGTTCCGTTCATCGCGCGCTACCGCAAGGAAGCCACCGAGATGCTCGACGATGCGCAGCTGCGCTCGTTGGAGGAGCGGCTGCGCTATCTGCGGGAACTGGAGGAGCGGCGGACCGCGATCCTGGAGTCCGTACGATCCCAGGGCAAGTTGGACGCCGCCCTGGAGGCGCAGATCTGCGGCGCCGACTCCAAGGCGCGGCTGGAGGACATCTACCTCCCGTACAAGCCCAAGCGGCGCACCAAGGCACAGATCGCGCGGGAGGCGGGCCTGGAGCCGCTCGCCGACGGGCTGCTGAGCGATCCGTCGGTGGAACCGGCCGCGGCGGCCGCGGCGTTCGTGGACGACGGCAAGGGGGTCGCCGATCCGGCCGCCGCCCTGGAGGGCGCGCGGGCCATCCTGACCGAGCGGTTCGGCGAGGACGCGGATCTGATCGGTGAGCTGCGCGAACGGATGTGGTCGCGCGGGCGGGTGGCGGCGAAGGTCCGCGAGGGCAAGGAGGAGGCCGGCGCGAAGTTCGCCGACTACTTCGACTTCGCCGAGCCGTTCACCGAACTGCCCTCGCACCGGGTGCTGGCGATGTTCCGCGGCGAGAAGGAAGAGATCCTCGACCTCAACCTGGAGCCCGAGGACCCGTCGGCGGCCACCGAGGGGCCGACTTCGTACGAGCAGTCCATCGCGCACCGCTTCGGCATCGCGGACCGGGGCCGTCCGGCCGACAAGTGGCTGCAGGACACCGTCCGCTGGGCCTGGCGCACCCGGGTCCAGGTGCACCTGGGGATCGATCTGCGGCTGCGGCTGCGGCAGGCCGCCGAGGACGAGGCGGTACGGGTCTTCGCGTCGAACCTGCGCGATCTGCTGCTGGCGGCGCCCGCCGGTACCCGCGCCACGATGGGTCTGGACCCCGGCTTCCGTACGGGCGTGAAGGTCGCC contains these protein-coding regions:
- a CDS encoding SCO6745 family protein, which gives rise to MTSSSALPEKAGRTCHNVVNPFHSTHYFAPELSGEMAKLGIENRSAGYFACRGAAMGAVGPGTITATFYNFKHELIAQHVPHVWTLTTPQQVLDARLRAADATLRRLLGAEAVESPEMAEAAKLALRAAEGCTRQARPLYAAHADLPVPEAPHLAYWHAATLLREHRGDGHLIALLDAELDGLEALVTHTATGRGMSHQAIMSTRGWSEEEWQEAQERLRSRGLLDTAGELTEAGILLRKELERTTDRLDQAPYEHLGAEGVARLTELATGFTTTAMNAGAFPAVMFGK